The following proteins come from a genomic window of Streptomyces sp. GS7:
- a CDS encoding C40 family peptidase — translation MASGIGVGLLLCLVGLLVIGTYGAAAGLAGATGRAVGLAKGAVPAAYQPMVQKWGNLCPAINPALLAAQLYQESGWNPRAQSPAGAQGLAQFIPETWAAHAVDGDGDGKKDIWDPADAIASAASYDCELARYVKDAPGDATENMLAAYNAGAYRVIQYNGVPPYGETQGYVKSITTLAKSFEAPIGPVASSHQAAAAIYFAQEQLGKRYLWGGDGTADQGGRFDCSGLTKAAYHSVGIELPRVANDQWNAGPHPNRNELLPGDLVFFANDLNDPRSIHHVGIYVGGGYMINAPYTGAVIRFDKIDTPDYIGATRVTSDGAKALPAGNAA, via the coding sequence ATGGCGAGCGGGATCGGGGTGGGGCTGCTGCTCTGCCTGGTCGGGCTGCTCGTGATCGGTACGTACGGTGCGGCGGCGGGGCTGGCGGGGGCGACCGGCCGGGCGGTCGGGCTGGCGAAGGGGGCGGTACCGGCCGCGTACCAGCCGATGGTTCAGAAGTGGGGCAATCTCTGCCCGGCGATCAACCCGGCGCTGCTGGCCGCGCAGCTCTATCAGGAGAGCGGCTGGAATCCGCGGGCGCAGAGCCCGGCGGGTGCGCAGGGGCTCGCCCAGTTCATCCCGGAGACCTGGGCGGCGCACGCCGTCGACGGGGACGGCGACGGCAAGAAGGACATATGGGACCCCGCCGACGCGATCGCGTCGGCGGCCTCGTACGACTGCGAGCTGGCGCGCTATGTGAAGGACGCGCCGGGCGACGCGACGGAGAACATGCTCGCGGCGTACAACGCGGGCGCGTACCGCGTCATCCAGTACAACGGCGTGCCGCCGTACGGCGAGACGCAGGGCTACGTGAAGTCGATCACGACGCTGGCCAAGAGCTTCGAGGCGCCGATCGGGCCGGTGGCGTCCTCCCACCAGGCCGCGGCGGCCATCTACTTCGCGCAGGAGCAGCTGGGCAAGCGCTATCTGTGGGGCGGCGACGGGACGGCGGACCAGGGTGGGCGGTTCGACTGCTCCGGGCTGACGAAGGCTGCGTACCACTCGGTGGGCATCGAGCTGCCGCGGGTGGCGAACGACCAGTGGAACGCCGGGCCGCACCCGAACCGGAACGAACTGCTCCCGGGGGACCTGGTGTTCTTCGCGAACGACCTGAACGATCCGCGGTCCATCCACCACGTCGGGATCTACGTGGGCGGCGGGTACATGATCAACGCGCCGTACACCGGGGCGGTGATCCGCTTCGACAAGATCGACACGCCGGACTACATCGGCGCCACCCGCGTCACGTCCGATGGCGCAAAAGCGCTCCCCGCCGGAAACGCTGCGTGA
- a CDS encoding phosphatase PAP2 family protein, whose product MAGLALEGPNPDVDVLDGINGLAKAAPHWVNRAMEFLGEYGIVAALGVLCLIAWWAARRRPDGPAAIAGLLWAPLAAGLALLANIPIRGFVGRPRPFKEHAGLDVLIPGKTDFSFVSDHATLTMAVGVGLFVAHRKYGLIGIGLALLEGFSRVYLGVHYPTDVIGGFALGTAVALLLAPLAQALLVPLASAAGRSRLAWLVRAPGVPAAEAAPAGRGGESGPVVATEPAVRRHDERDKDLAA is encoded by the coding sequence ATGGCTGGACTCGCACTGGAGGGGCCGAACCCTGACGTCGACGTGCTCGACGGCATCAACGGCCTCGCGAAGGCTGCCCCGCACTGGGTCAACCGCGCGATGGAGTTTCTCGGCGAGTACGGCATCGTCGCCGCCCTCGGAGTGCTGTGTCTGATCGCCTGGTGGGCCGCCCGGCGCAGGCCGGACGGGCCGGCCGCCATCGCCGGGCTGCTGTGGGCGCCGCTCGCCGCCGGACTGGCGCTGCTGGCCAACATCCCGATCCGGGGCTTCGTCGGGCGCCCGCGGCCGTTCAAGGAGCATGCCGGACTCGACGTGCTGATCCCCGGCAAGACCGACTTCTCGTTCGTCAGCGACCATGCGACGCTCACGATGGCGGTCGGTGTCGGCCTGTTCGTCGCGCACCGCAAGTACGGCCTGATCGGTATCGGGTTGGCGCTGCTGGAGGGCTTCAGCCGGGTCTACCTGGGCGTCCACTACCCGACCGACGTCATCGGCGGCTTCGCCCTCGGCACGGCCGTCGCGCTGCTGCTGGCGCCGCTCGCGCAGGCGCTGCTGGTGCCGCTGGCGAGCGCGGCCGGCCGGTCGCGGCTGGCCTGGCTGGTGCGGGCCCCGGGCGTACCGGCGGCGGAGGCGGCACCGGCCGGCCGCGGCGGTGAGAGCGGCCCGGTGGTGGCCACGGAGCCGGCGGTGCGGCGGCACGACGAGCGGGACAAGGACCTGGCGGCCTGA
- the pstB gene encoding phosphate ABC transporter ATP-binding protein PstB: MAKRIDVSGLNAYYGTHKAIDDISMTIEPRSVTAFIGPSGCGKSTFLRTLNRMHEVTPGGRVEGKVMLDDENLYGSGVDPVAVRRTVGMVFQRPNPFPTMSIFDNVAAGLRLNGSYKKSRLKDIVEKSLIGANLWNEVKDRLHKPGSGLSGGQQQRLCIARAIAVEPQVLLMDEPCSALDPISTLAIEDLIGELKERFTIVIVTHNMQQAARVSDRTAFFNLAAVGKPGKLIEIDETERIFSNPSVQATEDYISGRFG, encoded by the coding sequence ATGGCCAAGCGAATCGACGTCAGCGGCCTGAACGCGTACTACGGCACCCACAAGGCCATCGACGACATCTCCATGACCATCGAGCCGCGCTCGGTGACCGCCTTCATCGGCCCCTCCGGCTGCGGCAAGTCGACCTTCCTGCGCACCCTGAACCGGATGCACGAGGTCACCCCCGGCGGCCGGGTCGAGGGCAAGGTGATGCTGGACGACGAGAACCTCTACGGCTCCGGCGTCGACCCGGTCGCGGTCCGCCGCACCGTCGGCATGGTCTTCCAGCGCCCCAACCCGTTCCCGACGATGTCGATCTTCGACAACGTCGCGGCCGGGCTGCGGCTGAACGGCTCGTACAAGAAGAGCCGGCTCAAGGACATCGTCGAGAAGTCCCTCATCGGCGCCAACCTGTGGAACGAGGTCAAGGACCGTCTCCACAAGCCCGGCTCCGGCCTCTCCGGCGGCCAGCAGCAGCGGCTGTGCATCGCCCGCGCCATCGCGGTCGAGCCGCAGGTGCTGCTGATGGACGAGCCCTGCTCGGCGCTCGACCCGATCTCCACCCTCGCCATCGAGGACCTGATCGGCGAGCTGAAGGAGCGCTTCACGATCGTCATCGTGACGCACAACATGCAGCAGGCCGCGCGGGTCTCGGACCGCACCGCGTTCTTCAACCTGGCGGCCGTCGGCAAGCCCGGCAAGCTGATCGAGATCGACGAGACCGAGCGGATCTTCTCCAACCCCTCGGTCCAGGCCACGGAGGACTACATCTCCGGCCGCTTCGGCTAG
- a CDS encoding ATP-binding protein, producing MFDPLGALTEAFTSFLFGKVETTRLPVRTSTGQAQAVYLPTAAPGLGDSGVIIGREVYSGKGYIYDPFQLYGQQLPAPHWLVLGESGNGKSALEKTYVLRQLRFRDRQVVVLDAQGEDGVGEWNLIAQELGITPIRLDPTAALNGGIRLNPLDPSITTTGQLALLRTIIEVAMGHGLDERSGFALKVAHAAVLSEHEDTEGGDDDEAARARPRRQPVLTDIVEQLRHPEPASAEAMNVDIDDVRAWGLDVALVLDRLVDGDLRGMFDGPTTAGIDLDAPLIVFDLSHIDRNSIAMPILMAIVGVWLEHTWIRPDRKKRIFLVEEAWHIINSPFVAQLFQRLLKFGRRLGLSFVAVVHHLSDVVDGAAAKEAAAILKMASTRTIYAQKADEARATGRVLGLPRWAVEIIPTLTPGIAVWDVNGNVQVVKHLITEAERPLVYTDRAMTESSALPTDEARAISLAADAEAEARAEAIAMERQLRDESSETVA from the coding sequence ATGTTCGATCCGCTCGGTGCCCTCACCGAGGCTTTCACCAGCTTCCTGTTCGGGAAGGTGGAGACGACACGGCTGCCCGTACGCACCTCCACCGGCCAGGCGCAGGCGGTCTATCTGCCCACCGCCGCCCCCGGCCTCGGCGACTCCGGCGTGATCATCGGCCGCGAGGTCTACAGCGGCAAGGGCTATATCTACGACCCCTTCCAGCTGTACGGGCAGCAGCTGCCGGCCCCGCACTGGCTGGTGCTCGGCGAGTCCGGCAACGGCAAGTCCGCGCTGGAGAAGACCTATGTCCTGCGGCAGTTGCGGTTCCGCGACCGGCAGGTGGTCGTGCTGGACGCCCAGGGCGAGGACGGCGTCGGCGAGTGGAACCTGATCGCCCAGGAGCTGGGGATAACGCCCATCCGGCTGGACCCGACGGCCGCCCTGAACGGCGGGATCCGGCTGAACCCGCTCGACCCGTCCATCACCACCACCGGCCAGCTGGCCCTGCTCCGGACGATCATCGAGGTCGCGATGGGGCACGGCCTGGACGAGCGCTCCGGCTTCGCGCTGAAGGTCGCGCATGCCGCGGTGCTCAGCGAGCACGAGGACACGGAGGGCGGGGACGACGACGAGGCCGCGCGAGCCCGGCCGCGGCGGCAGCCGGTGCTCACGGACATCGTCGAGCAGCTGAGGCACCCCGAGCCGGCCTCCGCGGAGGCGATGAACGTCGACATAGACGACGTCCGCGCCTGGGGCCTGGACGTGGCGCTGGTGCTGGACCGGCTGGTCGACGGCGACCTGCGCGGGATGTTCGACGGCCCGACGACGGCGGGCATCGACCTGGACGCGCCGCTCATCGTCTTCGACCTGTCCCACATCGACCGCAACTCCATCGCGATGCCGATCCTGATGGCGATCGTCGGCGTCTGGCTGGAGCACACCTGGATCCGCCCGGACCGCAAGAAGCGCATCTTCCTGGTCGAGGAAGCCTGGCACATCATCAACTCCCCCTTCGTGGCGCAGCTCTTCCAGCGGCTGCTGAAGTTCGGCCGGCGGCTGGGGCTGTCGTTCGTGGCGGTGGTCCACCACCTCAGCGACGTGGTCGACGGGGCGGCGGCGAAGGAGGCCGCGGCGATCCTGAAGATGGCGTCCACCCGCACCATCTACGCCCAGAAGGCGGACGAGGCGCGGGCCACGGGGCGGGTGCTCGGCCTGCCCCGCTGGGCCGTGGAGATCATCCCGACGCTGACCCCCGGTATCGCCGTCTGGGACGTCAACGGCAATGTCCAGGTCGTCAAGCACCTCATCACCGAGGCCGAGCGCCCGCTGGTCTACACCGACCGGGCGATGACCGAGTCCTCCGCCCTGCCGACGGACGAGGCGCGGGCGATCTCGCTGGCGGCGGACGCGGAGGCCGAGGCGCGCGCCGAAGCCATCGCGATGGAACGGCAGTTGAGGGACGAGTCGAGCGAGACGGTGGCGTGA
- the pstA gene encoding phosphate ABC transporter permease PstA, whose product MTVTTSHRRRRVAEPRSTLSLKQARLPRWTPPVLALVAVGAGCGIGLGAGLDSTVQWGLIAALVFILGTYVLTAAVEGARQAKDRLATSMVWIAFLLAVVPLASLLWETVARGSKVLNGYFLSHSMGTLPDAMPGGGIYHAIIGTLEQVGLATLIAAPIGLLTAIYLVEYGRGRLARVVTFFVDVMTGIPSIVAGLFILSVWILILGFGPSGFAGSMALAILMMPVVVRSTEEMLKLVPNELREASLALGVPKWRTILKVVLPTSIGGITTGVMLAIARITGETAPVLLLVWGAKTINNNPFEGAQQSLPLYVFQQWQQGSDASYDRAWSAALVLIAFVMILNLVARGIARWKAPKH is encoded by the coding sequence ATGACTGTCACCACCAGCCACCGTCGCCGCCGGGTCGCCGAACCCCGCAGCACCCTCTCCCTCAAGCAGGCCCGGCTCCCCCGCTGGACCCCGCCGGTCCTCGCGCTGGTCGCGGTCGGCGCCGGCTGCGGCATCGGACTGGGCGCCGGCCTGGACAGCACCGTCCAGTGGGGCCTGATCGCCGCACTGGTCTTCATCCTCGGGACGTACGTGCTGACCGCCGCCGTCGAGGGCGCCCGCCAGGCAAAGGACCGGCTGGCCACCAGCATGGTCTGGATCGCCTTCCTGCTCGCCGTCGTGCCGCTCGCCTCCCTCCTGTGGGAGACGGTCGCCCGCGGCAGCAAGGTCCTCAACGGCTACTTCCTGTCCCACTCGATGGGCACCCTCCCGGACGCGATGCCCGGCGGCGGTATCTACCACGCGATCATCGGCACCCTGGAGCAGGTCGGGCTGGCGACCCTGATCGCCGCGCCGATCGGTCTGCTGACGGCGATCTACCTGGTCGAGTACGGCCGCGGCAGACTCGCCCGGGTCGTCACCTTCTTCGTGGACGTGATGACCGGCATCCCCTCCATCGTGGCGGGACTCTTCATCCTCTCCGTGTGGATCCTGATCCTCGGCTTCGGCCCGTCCGGCTTCGCCGGCTCGATGGCCCTGGCGATCCTGATGATGCCGGTCGTGGTCCGCTCCACCGAGGAGATGCTCAAGCTCGTCCCGAACGAGCTGCGCGAAGCGTCCCTCGCCCTCGGCGTCCCCAAGTGGCGCACGATCCTGAAGGTCGTCCTCCCCACCTCGATCGGCGGCATCACCACCGGTGTCATGCTCGCCATCGCCCGGATCACCGGTGAGACCGCCCCGGTGCTGCTCCTGGTGTGGGGCGCGAAGACGATCAACAACAACCCCTTCGAAGGCGCCCAGCAGTCGCTGCCGCTCTACGTGTTCCAGCAGTGGCAGCAGGGCTCCGACGCCTCGTACGACCGCGCCTGGTCCGCGGCGCTCGTGCTCATCGCCTTCGTCATGATCCTCAACCTGGTGGCCCGCGGCATCGCCCGCTGGAAAGCCCCGAAGCACTGA
- a CDS encoding SCO6880 family protein, with amino-acid sequence MSTPSHPIAPRRTYLIGRARPNAIVGKNRETGEIALIIAGAFLGMMCGLLVPALPLRIASLTGFPMVGLAAVYVPYKGRTFYKWFEIRRSFRRTVRNGAVYRSGAAEAGVRLDGREVEIGPPPGIGRINWLAAPFGPDEIAVLLHADRRTVTAAIEIEGPGVGLRDSEDQEALVDRFGTLLKHVANGDGFVTRLQMLARTLPADPDAHAKDVAQRGDAQSPHWLQESYDQLQSMVSTSSEQHRAYLVACMHYTRELAAEAHAMARAARATRGGLLRPKLDRDAGLAVVMARELTDICARLAEADIRVRQPLGQARLASLVHSMYDPDHPIDHIQAMSRRNAWPAELDAMEPTYLQAKTRESSTRAPWCHATAWVKEWPLTPVGVNFLAPLLVHTPDVIRTVAVCMDLEPTEVAIERMLTEKTNDDAEASRAAKMNRVVDPRDVAHHGRVDQRGEDLASGAAGVNLVGYITVSSRSPEALGRDKRTIRASAGKSYLKLEWCDREHHRAFVNTLPFATGIRR; translated from the coding sequence TTGAGCACGCCGTCCCATCCGATCGCGCCGCGGCGCACCTATCTGATCGGGCGCGCCCGGCCCAATGCCATCGTGGGCAAGAACCGCGAGACCGGCGAGATCGCGCTGATCATCGCGGGGGCGTTCCTGGGCATGATGTGCGGGTTGCTGGTGCCCGCGCTGCCGTTGCGGATCGCGTCGCTGACGGGCTTTCCGATGGTGGGGCTCGCCGCGGTGTATGTGCCGTACAAGGGGCGGACGTTCTACAAGTGGTTTGAGATTCGCCGGAGTTTTCGGCGTACGGTGCGTAATGGGGCGGTTTACCGCTCCGGTGCTGCGGAGGCGGGCGTGCGGCTGGACGGACGGGAAGTGGAGATCGGGCCACCGCCCGGTATCGGGCGGATCAACTGGCTGGCGGCGCCGTTCGGGCCGGACGAGATCGCGGTGCTGCTGCATGCCGACCGGCGGACGGTGACGGCCGCCATCGAGATCGAGGGGCCGGGCGTCGGGCTGCGGGACAGCGAGGACCAGGAGGCCCTGGTCGACCGGTTCGGGACGCTGCTCAAGCATGTGGCCAACGGGGACGGGTTCGTGACCCGGTTGCAGATGCTGGCGCGGACGCTGCCCGCCGACCCGGACGCGCATGCCAAGGACGTCGCCCAGCGCGGGGATGCCCAGTCCCCGCACTGGTTGCAGGAGTCGTACGACCAGTTGCAGTCGATGGTCTCCACGTCCTCCGAGCAGCACCGGGCCTATCTGGTGGCCTGTATGCACTACACGCGCGAGCTGGCGGCCGAGGCGCACGCCATGGCGCGGGCCGCGCGGGCGACCCGCGGCGGGCTGCTGCGCCCGAAGCTGGACCGGGACGCGGGTCTCGCGGTGGTGATGGCCCGTGAGTTGACCGATATCTGCGCCCGGCTGGCGGAGGCGGACATCCGGGTGCGCCAGCCGCTGGGGCAGGCCCGGCTGGCGTCGCTGGTGCACTCGATGTACGACCCGGACCACCCGATCGACCACATCCAGGCGATGAGCCGGCGCAACGCCTGGCCGGCCGAGCTGGACGCGATGGAGCCGACCTACCTCCAGGCGAAGACCCGGGAGTCGTCGACGCGGGCGCCGTGGTGCCACGCCACCGCCTGGGTCAAGGAGTGGCCGCTGACCCCGGTGGGCGTCAACTTCCTGGCCCCGCTGCTGGTGCACACCCCGGACGTGATCCGTACGGTCGCGGTCTGCATGGACCTGGAGCCCACCGAGGTCGCCATCGAGCGGATGCTGACGGAGAAGACCAACGACGACGCGGAGGCCAGCCGTGCGGCGAAGATGAACCGGGTGGTGGACCCGCGGGACGTCGCGCACCACGGGCGGGTCGACCAGCGCGGCGAGGACCTGGCGTCCGGCGCGGCCGGGGTCAACCTCGTCGGCTACATCACCGTCTCGTCCCGTTCGCCCGAGGCGCTGGGCCGCGACAAGCGGACCATCCGGGCCTCGGCCGGCAAGTCCTACCTCAAGCTGGAGTGGTGCGACCGTGAGCACCACCGGGCCTTTGTGAACACCCTTCCGTTCGCGACCGGTATCCGCCGCTGA
- a CDS encoding DUF47 domain-containing protein encodes MRFRLTPRETSFYDMFAASADNIVTGSKLLMELLGADASARAEISERMRAAEHAGDDATHAIFHQLNSSFITPFDREDIYNLASSLDDIMDFMEEAVDLVVLYKVEELPKGIEQQIEVLARAAELTAEAMPNLRTMSNLTEYWIEVNRLENQADQIHRKLLAHLFNGKYDAIEVLKLKQIVDILEEAADAFEHVANTVETIAVKES; translated from the coding sequence GTGCGCTTTCGTCTGACCCCCAGGGAGACGAGCTTCTACGACATGTTCGCCGCATCCGCGGACAACATCGTCACGGGCTCCAAGCTCCTGATGGAACTGCTCGGGGCGGACGCCTCCGCACGGGCAGAGATCTCCGAGCGGATGCGGGCGGCTGAGCACGCGGGAGACGACGCGACGCACGCGATCTTCCACCAGCTGAACTCCTCGTTCATCACGCCGTTCGACCGCGAGGACATCTACAACCTCGCCTCGTCCCTCGACGACATCATGGACTTCATGGAAGAGGCGGTCGACCTGGTCGTCCTCTACAAGGTCGAGGAACTGCCGAAGGGCATCGAGCAGCAGATCGAGGTGCTGGCGCGGGCGGCCGAGCTGACCGCCGAGGCGATGCCGAACCTGCGCACGATGTCGAACCTCACCGAGTACTGGATCGAGGTCAACCGCCTGGAGAACCAGGCCGACCAGATCCACCGCAAGCTGCTGGCCCACCTCTTCAACGGCAAGTACGACGCCATCGAGGTGCTCAAGCTCAAGCAGATCGTGGACATCCTGGAGGAGGCGGCGGACGCGTTCGAGCACGTCGCCAACACGGTCGAGACCATCGCGGTCAAGGAGTCCTGA
- a CDS encoding metal-sensitive transcriptional regulator, with translation MTTTDADTNGSTAAAAACHGPDPESAPLDGPGAVTDDAAQTSPHAPHGYAKQKDAHIKRLRRIEGQIRGLQRMLEEDVYCIDILTQVSASTKGLQSFGLQLLEEHLRHCVAAAVIESSAPGAVKGPEAIDAKVREATRAIERMLRT, from the coding sequence ATGACGACGACGGACGCCGACACCAACGGCAGCACCGCAGCCGCCGCGGCCTGCCACGGCCCCGACCCCGAATCCGCCCCCCTCGACGGCCCCGGCGCTGTGACCGACGACGCTGCACAGACCTCCCCGCACGCCCCGCACGGCTACGCCAAGCAAAAGGACGCGCACATCAAGCGACTGCGCCGTATCGAGGGCCAGATCCGCGGGCTCCAGCGCATGCTCGAAGAGGACGTCTACTGCATCGACATCCTCACCCAGGTCTCGGCGAGCACGAAGGGCCTGCAGTCCTTCGGCCTCCAGCTGCTGGAGGAGCACCTCCGGCACTGCGTCGCCGCCGCGGTCATCGAGAGCTCCGCTCCGGGCGCCGTGAAGGGCCCCGAGGCCATCGACGCCAAGGTCCGGGAGGCGACCAGGGCCATCGAGCGGATGCTGCGCACCTGA
- a CDS encoding FAD-binding oxidoreductase: MKRRTLLTAGGLTATSLALATGCDGPSGGADAASGTTAGTMNTAASAKTPATQASWSALGKSLDGRLIRGSDAAYATARRLYNTRYDGLKPSAIAYVKHPGDIAECLSFARRYNAPIAIRSGGHSYAGYSSGNGKLIIDVSSLAKVGAPSGGVTRIGAGAKLIDVYEGLAAHGVTVPGGSCPTVGISGLTLGGGHGVVSRAYGLTCDSLVGATVVTADGKTVDCDKDHHSDLFWALRGAGNGNFGVVTELRFRTHPAPRAVMGYMTWPWAKAAAVLGSWQKWGPAQADEIWSTAHFDARPGGTPAVSVAAFSLGSHDDLQNAVDKLADQPGGPGPATSVHLTPIGYLDAMEAYAGCSSKSNAQCHMPGSLPGHTGDGRLGRETYAARSHFFDRSLSADGIHTLLAQIESGGRKGVTGNVALTALGGAVNRVGASETAFVHRGSRFLAQYLTSWPADGTPGARTAWLDAFHGAMQRHSSGAAYQNYTDPGLSDWKAAYYGNAATRLAQVKQTYDPQRLFSTFAQAL, encoded by the coding sequence GTGAAGCGGCGCACACTCCTCACGGCCGGCGGCCTGACGGCCACCTCCCTCGCCCTGGCCACCGGCTGCGACGGCCCGTCCGGCGGGGCCGACGCCGCCTCCGGCACCACCGCAGGCACCATGAACACCGCGGCCTCCGCCAAGACCCCCGCCACCCAGGCATCCTGGAGCGCGCTGGGCAAAAGCCTCGACGGCCGGCTGATACGCGGCTCGGACGCGGCGTACGCCACCGCCCGGCGCCTCTACAACACCCGCTACGACGGCCTCAAGCCGTCCGCCATCGCCTATGTGAAGCACCCCGGCGACATCGCCGAATGCCTCTCCTTCGCCCGCCGCTACAACGCCCCGATAGCCATACGCAGCGGCGGCCACTCCTACGCGGGCTACTCCAGCGGCAACGGCAAGCTCATCATCGACGTCTCCTCGCTCGCCAAGGTCGGCGCGCCCTCCGGCGGCGTCACCCGGATCGGCGCCGGCGCCAAGCTCATCGACGTCTACGAGGGCCTGGCCGCGCACGGGGTGACGGTCCCCGGCGGCTCCTGCCCCACCGTCGGCATATCCGGCCTCACCCTCGGCGGCGGCCACGGCGTGGTCTCCCGGGCGTACGGCCTGACCTGCGACAGCCTGGTCGGCGCCACCGTCGTGACGGCCGACGGGAAGACCGTCGACTGCGACAAGGACCACCACTCCGACCTCTTCTGGGCACTGCGCGGCGCCGGCAACGGCAACTTCGGCGTGGTCACCGAACTCCGCTTCCGTACGCACCCGGCGCCCCGCGCGGTGATGGGGTACATGACCTGGCCGTGGGCCAAGGCCGCGGCGGTGCTGGGCTCCTGGCAGAAGTGGGGCCCGGCGCAGGCCGACGAGATATGGTCCACCGCCCACTTCGACGCCCGCCCCGGCGGCACCCCGGCCGTCTCCGTCGCGGCCTTCTCCCTCGGCAGCCACGACGACCTCCAGAACGCCGTCGACAAGCTCGCCGACCAGCCCGGCGGCCCCGGCCCGGCCACCAGCGTGCACCTCACCCCGATCGGCTACCTCGACGCGATGGAGGCGTACGCGGGCTGCTCCTCCAAGTCGAACGCGCAGTGCCACATGCCGGGTTCGCTGCCCGGCCACACCGGGGACGGCCGGCTGGGCCGGGAGACCTACGCCGCCCGCTCGCACTTCTTCGACCGCTCGCTGTCCGCGGACGGCATCCACACCCTGCTGGCCCAGATAGAGAGCGGCGGGCGCAAGGGCGTCACCGGCAATGTCGCGCTGACCGCGCTGGGCGGGGCGGTCAACCGCGTGGGCGCCTCGGAGACCGCCTTCGTCCACCGCGGATCGCGGTTCCTGGCCCAGTACTTGACGTCCTGGCCGGCCGACGGCACCCCCGGCGCGCGGACCGCCTGGCTGGATGCCTTCCATGGCGCGATGCAGCGCCACTCCTCCGGCGCCGCGTACCAGAACTACACCGACCCCGGCCTGTCCGACTGGAAGGCCGCCTACTACGGCAACGCCGCCACCCGCCTCGCCCAGGTCAAGCAGACCTACGACCCGCAGCGGCTGTTCAGCACCTTCGCCCAGGCGCTCTGA
- a CDS encoding inorganic phosphate transporter, translating to MDTFALVVTIAVALGFTYTNGFHDSANAIATSVSTRALTPRAALAMAAVMNLAGAFLGSGVAKTVSEGLIESPHGSKGMGILFAALLGAVVWNLVTWYFGLPSSSSHALFGGMVGAALAGGTTVIWSGVISKVVLPMFISPVIGLILGYLVMVLILWLFRKANPHKAKRGFRIAQTVSAAGMALGHGLQDAQKTMGVVVMALVIADIEKPNDAIPLWVKLACAITMSLGTYAGGWRIMRTLGRRIIELDPPQGFAAETTSASVMYVASFMFHAPISTTHVITASIMGVGSTKGPRAVRWGVAKNIVMGWFITMPAAALVAGLAYWLIRLAFG from the coding sequence ATGGACACCTTCGCGCTCGTCGTGACCATTGCGGTCGCGCTCGGTTTCACCTACACCAACGGCTTCCACGACTCCGCGAACGCCATCGCGACCTCGGTGTCGACGAGGGCGCTGACCCCGCGGGCCGCGCTGGCGATGGCGGCCGTGATGAACCTCGCCGGTGCCTTCCTGGGCAGCGGCGTCGCCAAGACGGTCAGCGAAGGGCTGATCGAGTCCCCCCACGGCAGCAAGGGGATGGGCATCCTCTTCGCCGCGCTGCTCGGCGCGGTCGTCTGGAACCTCGTCACCTGGTACTTCGGGCTGCCGTCGTCGTCCTCGCACGCGCTGTTCGGCGGCATGGTCGGTGCGGCGCTCGCCGGCGGCACGACGGTGATCTGGTCCGGGGTGATCTCGAAGGTCGTCCTGCCGATGTTCATCTCGCCGGTGATAGGGCTGATCCTCGGCTACCTCGTGATGGTGCTGATCCTGTGGCTGTTCCGTAAGGCCAATCCGCACAAGGCCAAGCGCGGTTTCCGCATAGCGCAGACCGTCTCGGCGGCGGGCATGGCCCTCGGCCACGGCCTCCAGGACGCGCAGAAGACCATGGGCGTCGTGGTGATGGCCCTGGTCATCGCCGACATCGAGAAGCCGAACGACGCCATTCCGCTGTGGGTCAAGCTGGCCTGCGCGATCACCATGTCGCTCGGTACGTACGCGGGCGGCTGGCGGATCATGCGGACGCTGGGCCGGCGGATCATCGAGCTGGACCCGCCGCAGGGCTTCGCCGCGGAGACCACGTCCGCCTCGGTGATGTACGTCGCGTCGTTCATGTTCCACGCGCCGATCTCCACCACGCACGTCATCACCGCCTCGATCATGGGCGTCGGCTCGACCAAGGGCCCGCGCGCGGTGCGCTGGGGCGTGGCCAAGAACATCGTGATGGGCTGGTTCATCACCATGCCGGCGGCGGCGCTGGTCGCCGGGCTGGCGTACTGGCTGATCCGGCTGGCCTTCGGCTGA